One Micromonospora sp. WMMD812 genomic window carries:
- a CDS encoding GTP-binding protein — protein MSSSPQAPAHTVTADADTRPSLTVLSGFWPAATFAVARTLLAADPSLLLVRHDLTGIRDGVIRRVIRTGTGIVEDEQVDLRHGCISCTLREDVLPTLVRLARSNPGQDLLLMLPEVVEPEAVAAACAYCLVDGAPVTDLIRVDSYVTVLDAEHLLDALASTDDLHTLGILAAEEDHRALADVVVRQIEYADTLVLWGQSREGAFDTSRLTVLLERMAPWAAHFRVDDDLVDAAALTRQLRHTHRHRPETPGVLARGLQGYALGAHEPEADCGVVSTVFRARRPFHPRRLHNVLEDLNAEMIRSRGHLWLASQPDTVVAWEFAGGGLAMGSLGHWLVSLPQDRWEHVCDQRRLAAALEWDPYYGDRHQHLVFIGLDVDPVALHRTLTDCLLTDAELADGEETWRAYPDPFAGCFPLGTEELANTDDTDTDTDTDTDTEGAQPV, from the coding sequence ATGTCGTCGTCACCACAGGCCCCGGCCCACACCGTGACAGCCGACGCCGATACCCGCCCGTCACTGACCGTGCTGTCCGGCTTCTGGCCTGCCGCGACCTTCGCCGTCGCCCGTACGCTGCTCGCCGCCGATCCGTCGTTGCTGCTGGTGCGCCACGACCTCACCGGAATCCGGGACGGTGTAATCCGCCGGGTGATCCGTACCGGCACTGGCATCGTCGAGGACGAACAGGTCGACCTGAGGCACGGCTGCATCTCCTGCACCTTGCGCGAGGATGTACTGCCCACCCTCGTCCGACTCGCCCGCAGCAACCCCGGCCAGGACCTCCTGCTCATGCTGCCGGAGGTGGTGGAACCGGAAGCGGTCGCCGCGGCCTGCGCCTACTGCCTCGTCGACGGCGCCCCGGTCACCGACCTGATCCGCGTCGACTCCTACGTCACCGTCCTCGACGCCGAGCACCTGCTCGACGCCCTCGCCAGCACCGACGACCTGCACACGCTCGGCATCCTCGCAGCCGAGGAAGACCACCGGGCGTTGGCAGACGTGGTGGTGCGCCAGATCGAGTACGCGGACACCCTGGTCCTCTGGGGGCAATCCCGCGAGGGGGCGTTCGACACCAGCAGGTTGACGGTGCTGCTGGAGCGCATGGCCCCGTGGGCGGCACACTTCCGCGTCGACGACGACCTCGTCGATGCCGCCGCACTCACCCGCCAACTGCGCCACACCCACCGGCATCGACCGGAGACCCCCGGGGTCCTCGCCCGAGGCCTGCAGGGCTACGCCCTGGGCGCGCACGAGCCGGAGGCCGACTGTGGGGTGGTCTCCACCGTCTTCCGCGCCCGCCGTCCCTTCCACCCCCGGCGGCTGCACAACGTCCTGGAGGACCTCAACGCCGAGATGATCCGTTCGCGCGGCCATCTCTGGCTCGCCAGCCAGCCGGACACCGTGGTCGCGTGGGAGTTCGCCGGTGGTGGCCTGGCGATGGGCTCCCTCGGGCACTGGCTGGTCAGCCTTCCCCAGGACCGGTGGGAGCACGTCTGTGACCAGCGCCGGCTCGCCGCAGCCCTGGAGTGGGACCCCTACTACGGCGACCGGCACCAGCACCTGGTCTTCATCGGCCTCGACGTCGACCCCGTCGCGCTGCACCGCACGCTCACCGACTGCCTGCTCACCGACGCCGAGCTCGCCGACGGCGAGGAGACCTGGCGCGCCTACCCCGACCCGTTCGCCGGCTGCTTTCCCCTCGGGACCGAGGAACTGGCGAACACCGACGACACCGACACCGACACCGACACCGACACCGACACCGAAGGAGCCCAGCCCGTATGA
- the rpmB gene encoding 50S ribosomal protein L28: MSRRCDVTGAQPSFGNAVSHSHRRTRRRWNPNLQNHRYWLPSERRWVSLTLTAKALKTVDRKGIEKVVAELRGRGVKL; the protein is encoded by the coding sequence GTGTCCAGACGTTGTGACGTCACCGGCGCGCAGCCGAGTTTCGGCAACGCCGTGTCCCATTCCCACCGACGCACCCGGCGCCGGTGGAACCCGAACCTGCAGAACCACCGCTACTGGCTGCCGTCCGAGCGGCGGTGGGTCAGTCTCACCCTGACCGCAAAGGCACTGAAGACCGTGGACCGCAAGGGCATCGAGAAGGTGGTCGCCGAACTACGCGGACGGGGAGTGAAGCTCTGA
- the rpmG gene encoding 50S ribosomal protein L33: MARQTDVRPIVRLRSTAGTGYTYVTRKNRRNDPDRLVLRKYDPIVRRHVEFREAR, from the coding sequence ATGGCCCGCCAGACCGACGTACGCCCGATCGTGCGGCTGCGCAGCACTGCGGGAACCGGCTACACCTACGTGACCCGCAAGAACCGGCGCAACGATCCCGACCGCCTTGTCCTGCGCAAGTACGACCCGATCGTTCGCCGGCACGTCGAGTTCCGCGAGGCGCGCTGA
- the rpsN gene encoding 30S ribosomal protein S14 has protein sequence MARTSLGNRQACREKLVARHAGTRAELKRLIRHPDTDPEVRAEAVRRLSRLPRDSSPVRLRSRDQIDGRPRGVLTRFGLSRVRFRELALRGELPGIRKASW, from the coding sequence ATGGCGCGCACGAGCCTCGGCAACCGGCAGGCGTGTCGCGAAAAGTTAGTCGCCCGACACGCGGGGACGAGAGCCGAGCTGAAGCGGCTGATCAGGCATCCCGATACCGATCCCGAGGTCCGCGCCGAGGCGGTCCGCCGGCTCAGCCGGCTGCCGCGCGACTCGAGCCCAGTCCGACTGCGTTCCCGCGACCAGATCGACGGCCGCCCACGTGGCGTGTTGACCCGGTTCGGGTTGTCCAGGGTGCGGTTTCGGGAGCTGGCCCTGCGGGGCGAGCTACCCGGGATCCGCAAGGCCTCCTGGTGA
- a CDS encoding choice-of-anchor M domain-containing protein codes for MNATLRARGFAALTAGVVVVAGAVLAPVAASAADRVVLSKGHTDAVDVHYEGGALSLKVHDDTVSPSVTRDPADVTFQVLPEAAMAVPDDARFAFLGPAGSQVWLLPMTQDPDLLWPGWNTTTLDSGVFAGDKVRLSLVDVQGPGNVTLFTQDSFGGPIIKFRSDDGLPDAIDVPVHTHAHSNWAFSALGTYTLKFQADATLTDGTTVSTGPVDYSFVVGELAGGGPEVGVSISGMADEYQPNDTVTLNAVQTPQTELDHYHWFSRCPGADDWTIIPGEAGASYSFTATRQLNACEYVVKLYDDDHAVAATSEPATLWVAFPPEQPGAAQTITASIDESQGSLVISVNPDDRAVVLPPAQLNPAGDRWESTGELRPVTVTDTRAGRPGWSASGQVPADFTGPDGATFSAGYLGWSPRVIAQGPAQGVVAGPEVAPYTVGTGGGIGNSAVLGSAPGGAGRGTAQLGAGLRLSLPTETAAGTYTATLTLTAI; via the coding sequence ATGAATGCGACGTTGAGGGCTCGCGGCTTCGCGGCCCTGACGGCCGGGGTGGTGGTGGTCGCCGGCGCGGTGCTGGCGCCCGTCGCCGCGTCGGCGGCCGATCGGGTGGTGTTGTCCAAGGGGCACACCGACGCGGTCGACGTGCACTACGAGGGTGGTGCGCTGTCGTTGAAGGTGCACGACGACACCGTCAGTCCGTCCGTGACGCGGGATCCGGCGGACGTGACGTTCCAGGTCCTGCCCGAGGCGGCGATGGCCGTTCCGGACGATGCCCGCTTCGCGTTTCTCGGGCCGGCGGGAAGCCAGGTCTGGCTGCTGCCGATGACGCAGGACCCGGATCTGCTCTGGCCGGGCTGGAACACCACCACGCTCGACTCGGGCGTGTTCGCCGGTGACAAGGTGCGGCTGAGCCTGGTCGACGTGCAGGGGCCGGGCAACGTCACGCTGTTCACCCAGGACTCCTTCGGCGGCCCGATCATCAAGTTCCGAAGCGACGACGGCCTGCCGGACGCGATCGATGTTCCGGTGCACACCCACGCGCACTCGAACTGGGCGTTCAGCGCGCTGGGCACGTACACCCTGAAGTTCCAGGCCGACGCGACACTGACCGATGGCACGACGGTCAGCACCGGACCGGTCGACTACTCCTTCGTCGTCGGTGAACTGGCCGGCGGTGGACCGGAAGTCGGCGTGTCGATCAGCGGCATGGCCGACGAGTACCAACCCAACGACACGGTGACGCTCAACGCGGTACAGACGCCGCAGACCGAGCTGGACCACTACCACTGGTTCAGCAGGTGCCCGGGGGCGGACGACTGGACGATCATCCCGGGTGAAGCGGGCGCGAGCTACTCCTTCACCGCGACCAGACAACTCAACGCCTGCGAGTACGTGGTCAAGCTCTACGACGACGACCACGCCGTGGCCGCGACCAGCGAACCGGCAACCCTGTGGGTAGCGTTCCCGCCGGAGCAGCCAGGCGCCGCACAGACGATCACCGCGTCGATTGACGAGTCGCAGGGCTCGCTCGTGATCAGCGTCAACCCGGACGACCGGGCCGTGGTGCTGCCGCCCGCGCAGCTTAACCCCGCCGGTGACCGGTGGGAGAGCACCGGCGAGCTCCGACCTGTCACGGTGACGGACACTCGCGCCGGTCGGCCAGGCTGGAGTGCTTCCGGGCAGGTCCCGGCGGACTTCACCGGCCCGGACGGTGCGACCTTCAGCGCCGGCTACCTCGGCTGGAGCCCTCGGGTGATCGCCCAGGGGCCCGCTCAGGGCGTGGTCGCCGGCCCGGAGGTCGCGCCGTACACGGTCGGGACCGGCGGCGGTATCGGCAACAGCGCGGTGCTGGGCTCGGCACCGGGCGGCGCCGGACGGGGCACCGCACAGCTGGGTGCGGGCCTGCGACTGAGCCTGCCCACCGAGACGGCCGCGGGAACCTACACCGCCACTCTGACCCTCACCGCGATCTGA
- a CDS encoding DUF916 domain-containing protein codes for MRLLAAIATGIALLGPPPPAPTPATSASTASAPSVPPPAAATPTARPHNAIAAGTAVRALAAPTPSTTATAPGSSGSPSSALAAPPALTWGVAPSSAKGPNGRPAFTYKLDPGATLTDYVAVTNHSTRPLTLNLYASDASTTTQGGFDLLAGGQQPTDVGAWVRFTRGTLTVPSASRLDVPFTLTVPRNATPGDHAGGIVAALAATTADAQGNQVSVDHRVGARIYLRVTGELQPTLTVEDLRVRHTGSLNPLAGGTLTATFTVRNTGNVRLTGRLTLGTTGPFGLGRRSVDAAGLPEILPGAALTTTVRMTGVPPLFRLAATATVTPAAVDGLVLDPPPTADTAQAAIWAVPWPQLVLLALLALVGWALVAAQRRRARRMALAVAAAREEGRAQASQETGRTIDGQPAAVAAGIGAESRAASDGDTAANRPAPDRGRPDRGRNHRQPDIDRTGKDEE; via the coding sequence ATGCGCCTGCTCGCCGCCATCGCCACCGGTATCGCACTGCTCGGTCCGCCCCCGCCCGCCCCGACTCCGGCGACGTCCGCCTCGACCGCGTCCGCGCCGAGCGTGCCCCCACCCGCGGCCGCCACGCCGACCGCGCGGCCCCACAACGCCATTGCCGCGGGTACGGCCGTCCGGGCGCTGGCCGCACCCACCCCGTCCACCACCGCGACCGCACCGGGGTCGTCAGGGTCGCCGTCCTCCGCACTGGCGGCCCCACCCGCCCTGACCTGGGGGGTGGCACCATCGAGCGCGAAGGGCCCGAACGGCCGCCCGGCGTTCACCTACAAGCTCGACCCTGGCGCCACCTTGACCGACTACGTCGCGGTCACCAACCATTCGACGCGCCCGCTCACCCTGAATCTCTACGCCAGCGACGCGTCCACCACCACACAGGGCGGATTCGACCTGCTGGCCGGCGGCCAACAGCCCACCGATGTCGGCGCCTGGGTCCGCTTCACCCGCGGAACCCTGACCGTTCCGTCGGCCTCTCGCCTGGACGTCCCCTTCACGCTCACGGTGCCCCGCAACGCCACGCCGGGGGACCACGCGGGGGGGATCGTCGCCGCGCTCGCCGCCACGACGGCGGACGCGCAGGGCAACCAGGTCTCGGTCGACCACCGGGTCGGCGCGCGGATCTACCTGCGGGTGACCGGTGAGCTGCAACCGACGCTGACCGTGGAGGACCTACGCGTGCGGCACACCGGTTCCCTCAACCCCCTTGCCGGTGGCACGCTCACCGCCACCTTCACCGTCCGCAACACCGGCAATGTGCGGCTCACCGGGCGGCTCACGCTCGGTACGACCGGCCCGTTCGGCCTCGGCCGGCGCTCCGTGGACGCGGCGGGGCTGCCGGAGATCCTGCCCGGCGCCGCGCTGACGACCACCGTACGCATGACGGGTGTGCCACCGCTGTTCCGGCTCGCCGCGACCGCCACCGTCACCCCGGCCGCAGTGGACGGCCTGGTCCTCGACCCGCCGCCGACGGCCGACACGGCGCAAGCCGCCATCTGGGCGGTGCCCTGGCCGCAGCTGGTCCTGCTGGCCTTGCTGGCCCTCGTCGGCTGGGCGCTGGTCGCGGCCCAACGGCGGCGCGCCCGACGGATGGCTCTGGCGGTGGCCGCCGCCAGAGAAGAGGGGCGCGCCCAGGCCAGCCAGGAGACCGGACGGACCATTGACGGTCAGCCCGCGGCGGTCGCCGCAGGAATCGGTGCGGAGTCCCGAGCCGCCAGCGACGGCGACACCGCGGCCAACCGCCCGGCGCCGGATCGCGGACGTCCCGACCGGGGCCGTAACCACCGACAACCGGACATCGACCGCACCGGAAAGGACGAGGAATGA
- a CDS encoding TIGR03773 family transporter-associated surface protein, which produces MKMRTMRAGAAGLAVAVLALTAGGAPAAAEPAAVTVAGADLVSVALDGDSMSLRIRDAAQAARDAAGQDPAEVVLGPDGGLAGRVPPGEGFAFLGAPGHAVWSLSAGDSGFPALDATGVRPGVVAEDEVALTLRSVEGPGTFTAYTLTGLGTATVLFGNGPGSARSVQLPAGTRTGGAVWAFDAAGDYRLTLTASATLRSGQEVSADATYRVRVPTISPVEQAPPPAPAKQAPRPAGQPAARALAAPAVAPPPAAGKPAVAPPVGKAAAAPTSAHQVIADGHLDMGPQLTGDKWRIRIKDDRTSPPVWRETADVVLHVKDNAKITVPAGADFLGKQGDTVWLLPQSQQAGIVWPGWNTQHESVVSGVKGNVTWALKGVNGPGRFALFLTGSFGKADVLFDSAKAFPQQMSIPLNTHAHGNWAFGKPGLYRLAVQMSGTTTAGKAVTDTRTLTIAVGDSTDPNSGFGPGGGGPTDGGGDGGADRGGGGPLPRTGAGWVLTAGATGFVLVAIGALLLLVTRRRRAGLADARP; this is translated from the coding sequence ATGAAGATGAGAACCATGCGCGCCGGCGCGGCCGGTCTCGCGGTCGCCGTACTGGCGCTGACCGCAGGGGGTGCGCCGGCGGCAGCGGAACCCGCCGCGGTCACCGTGGCCGGCGCGGACCTGGTCTCCGTCGCGCTGGACGGTGACTCGATGTCGCTGCGTATCCGGGATGCCGCGCAGGCGGCCCGGGATGCGGCCGGACAGGATCCGGCCGAGGTGGTGCTTGGCCCGGACGGCGGCCTGGCCGGCCGGGTGCCGCCCGGGGAGGGCTTCGCGTTCCTCGGGGCGCCGGGACATGCCGTGTGGTCCCTGTCCGCCGGCGACAGCGGGTTCCCAGCCCTGGACGCCACCGGCGTACGTCCGGGCGTCGTGGCCGAGGACGAGGTGGCCCTCACGCTGCGCTCGGTCGAGGGGCCGGGAACATTCACCGCCTACACCCTGACCGGTCTCGGCACGGCGACCGTGCTCTTCGGCAACGGTCCGGGCTCGGCGCGGTCGGTGCAGCTGCCGGCGGGGACTCGTACCGGCGGCGCGGTCTGGGCCTTCGACGCGGCCGGCGACTACCGGCTCACCCTGACCGCCTCGGCCACCCTGCGCTCCGGGCAGGAGGTCAGCGCCGACGCGACGTACCGGGTGCGCGTGCCCACGATCAGCCCGGTCGAGCAGGCGCCGCCACCGGCCCCGGCCAAGCAGGCGCCGCGGCCCGCCGGGCAGCCAGCGGCGCGGGCACTCGCCGCGCCCGCCGTCGCGCCGCCGCCCGCCGCCGGCAAACCTGCCGTGGCACCACCCGTGGGGAAGGCGGCGGCGGCCCCGACGAGCGCACACCAGGTGATCGCCGACGGGCACCTCGACATGGGCCCGCAGCTGACCGGGGACAAGTGGAGGATCCGGATCAAGGACGACCGGACCAGCCCTCCGGTCTGGCGGGAGACCGCTGACGTGGTCCTCCACGTCAAGGACAACGCGAAGATCACGGTGCCCGCCGGCGCCGACTTCCTCGGCAAACAGGGCGACACCGTGTGGCTGCTGCCCCAGTCGCAGCAGGCAGGCATCGTCTGGCCCGGCTGGAACACCCAGCACGAGTCCGTCGTGTCGGGTGTCAAGGGCAACGTCACGTGGGCGCTGAAGGGCGTCAACGGGCCCGGCCGGTTCGCCCTGTTCCTGACCGGCTCATTCGGCAAGGCCGACGTGTTGTTCGACTCCGCCAAGGCTTTCCCCCAGCAGATGAGCATCCCGCTGAACACCCACGCTCACGGCAACTGGGCGTTCGGCAAGCCCGGCCTGTACCGCCTCGCGGTGCAGATGAGCGGCACCACCACCGCCGGCAAGGCGGTCACCGATACGAGGACGCTCACCATCGCCGTCGGCGACAGCACGGACCCGAACAGCGGCTTCGGCCCCGGCGGTGGCGGCCCCACCGACGGTGGTGGCGACGGCGGCGCGGATCGGGGCGGTGGCGGACCCCTGCCGCGTACCGGTGCGGGCTGGGTGCTGACGGCCGGAGCGACTGGATTCGTCCTCGTGGCCATCGGCGCTCTGCTGCTGCTTGTCACCCGACGTCGCCGCGCGGGCCTCGCCGACGCGCGGCCCTGA
- a CDS encoding anchored repeat ABC transporter, substrate-binding protein, translated as MLLFPLLITLLTTGCRAEPSLSAHDERVQIVTTTGILRDLAAHVGGGRVAVTSLVPDGADPHSYEPSLRNIRDVVYADVAFSNYLLLEEQAVIKALDANLRGGVPNISLAEGAVKYAAEIIPLVEDVSLDTIWLGMRVRGTGAAHGANRSSDVLLSATAADGPGRMIAYLTESFGNPSFYVDTADGFDPAGGYRDDTATLPPDAHTHMSWAFTEPGVYRLAMRARLAVDSGAAPIPMGDQVFTFAVGVDPHSVPGMAGAEVLNSGHADLTVDLDERRLYLFADPEGSGEANQRVYDPAHTVIDVPNKALLEVPGDRTFRFLGRPGTQVYQLPQAVLGKHVHGEIDPHLWQNVRNAISYVELIRDTLIGVDPPGAATYRTNASTYIRQLEALDTYVRDTIAQIPPSRRHLVTTHDAFGYLGQAYGIQISGFVTPNPATEPSLADRRRLTETIRNLHIPAVFLEPNLAARATTLTEVAREKGLRVCPIYGDTFDRDVTNYLDMMRLNAESLRDCLTTAK; from the coding sequence CTGCTGCTGTTTCCGCTCCTGATCACGTTGCTGACCACCGGCTGCCGGGCAGAGCCGTCGTTGAGCGCGCACGACGAGCGCGTCCAGATCGTCACCACCACCGGAATCCTGCGCGACCTGGCGGCGCACGTGGGCGGTGGCCGGGTGGCCGTCACCTCGTTGGTGCCCGACGGCGCCGATCCGCACAGCTACGAGCCATCGCTGCGGAACATCCGCGACGTCGTCTACGCCGACGTCGCGTTCAGCAACTACCTGCTCCTGGAGGAGCAGGCCGTCATCAAGGCCCTGGACGCCAACCTCCGCGGCGGCGTACCGAACATCTCGCTGGCCGAAGGGGCGGTGAAGTACGCCGCGGAAATCATCCCGCTGGTCGAGGACGTGTCGCTGGACACCATCTGGCTGGGCATGCGAGTGCGCGGCACCGGCGCGGCGCACGGAGCCAACCGGTCCTCCGACGTGCTGCTCAGCGCGACCGCGGCGGACGGCCCAGGCCGAATGATCGCGTACCTGACCGAGTCCTTCGGCAACCCGTCGTTCTACGTCGACACCGCCGACGGGTTCGACCCCGCCGGCGGCTACCGTGACGACACCGCCACACTGCCGCCGGACGCACACACGCACATGAGCTGGGCGTTCACCGAGCCCGGGGTCTACCGGCTGGCCATGCGCGCACGGCTGGCCGTCGACTCGGGGGCGGCCCCCATCCCCATGGGCGACCAGGTCTTCACCTTCGCCGTCGGAGTGGATCCACACTCGGTGCCGGGGATGGCCGGCGCAGAGGTGCTGAACTCCGGACACGCCGATCTCACCGTCGACCTCGACGAACGCAGGCTCTACCTGTTCGCCGACCCGGAGGGCAGTGGCGAGGCGAACCAACGGGTGTACGACCCCGCCCACACCGTGATCGATGTGCCGAACAAGGCGCTGCTCGAAGTGCCAGGCGACCGGACGTTCCGGTTCCTCGGCCGCCCCGGCACGCAGGTCTACCAGCTGCCACAGGCAGTCCTGGGCAAGCACGTGCACGGCGAGATCGACCCACACCTGTGGCAGAACGTCCGCAATGCCATCTCCTACGTCGAACTGATCCGCGACACCCTGATCGGGGTCGACCCCCCAGGCGCCGCCACCTACCGCACGAACGCCTCGACCTACATCAGGCAACTCGAAGCGCTCGACACCTACGTCCGCGACACGATCGCCCAGATCCCACCGTCACGACGCCACCTGGTCACCACCCACGACGCGTTCGGCTACCTGGGCCAGGCGTACGGCATCCAGATCTCCGGCTTCGTCACCCCGAACCCCGCGACCGAGCCGAGCCTCGCCGACCGTCGCCGGCTCACCGAAACGATCCGCAACCTGCACATCCCCGCCGTGTTCCTGGAACCGAATTTGGCGGCCCGCGCCACCACCCTGACCGAGGTGGCGCGCGAGAAGGGGCTGCGGGTGTGCCCGATCTACGGCGACACGTTCGACCGTGACGTCACCAACTACCTCGACATGATGCGGCTCAACGCCGAATCGCTGCGCGACTGCCTGACCACGGCGAAGTAA
- a CDS encoding choice-of-anchor M domain-containing protein — MRWALATLIVFSVAPNPAAAKEPTPGLSQSIAADQPLATGRAMLAAGHVDIGPRYVDDRWALLIHDGTQAKPVWRDPDETLLRVSDAALQTVPDDPAYAFLGVDAGKRVYVVPQTQNQDVVWLGWNTQDPRVMQTIDRGVTLTLLGVQGPGTLTTYLQSGNFAAPQPLWRSADPAAQPFWAEVNTHTHANWVFTEPGVYLIAVQVSADLISGEKASATGTLRFAVGDATSTDEALAATADLPTAHGQAPPDGDRTEPGASTDGANSQLLVVLSGAAILLAAGLVFLLLRGHGARRRAEQERRPSPSGDQP, encoded by the coding sequence ATGCGATGGGCGCTCGCGACACTGATCGTGTTCTCGGTGGCACCGAACCCCGCGGCGGCCAAGGAGCCGACACCGGGCCTCAGCCAGTCGATCGCGGCGGACCAACCGCTCGCCACCGGCCGGGCGATGCTCGCCGCCGGGCACGTCGACATCGGCCCCCGCTACGTCGACGACCGGTGGGCCCTGCTGATCCACGACGGCACGCAGGCGAAGCCCGTGTGGCGAGACCCCGACGAGACCCTGCTCCGCGTGTCCGACGCCGCGCTGCAGACCGTGCCGGACGATCCGGCGTACGCGTTCCTGGGTGTCGACGCCGGGAAGCGGGTGTACGTGGTGCCGCAGACGCAGAACCAGGACGTCGTCTGGCTCGGCTGGAACACCCAGGACCCCCGCGTCATGCAGACCATCGACCGCGGCGTCACCCTGACCCTGCTCGGCGTACAAGGACCGGGAACCCTGACGACGTACCTCCAGTCCGGCAACTTCGCCGCACCCCAACCGCTGTGGCGATCCGCCGATCCTGCGGCTCAGCCCTTCTGGGCCGAGGTCAACACCCACACCCACGCCAACTGGGTCTTCACCGAGCCCGGCGTCTACCTGATCGCGGTGCAGGTGTCGGCCGACCTGATCAGCGGTGAGAAGGCCTCGGCGACCGGCACCCTGCGCTTCGCGGTGGGGGACGCGACCAGCACCGACGAGGCTCTCGCCGCCACGGCGGACCTCCCCACAGCCCATGGCCAGGCACCACCCGACGGCGACCGAACCGAGCCCGGAGCGTCGACCGACGGAGCCAACAGCCAGCTGCTCGTCGTGCTCAGCGGCGCGGCCATCCTGCTCGCCGCCGGCCTGGTCTTTCTCCTGCTCCGAGGACACGGCGCGAGACGCCGGGCCGAGCAGGAACGCCGTCCGTCGCCGTCAGGAGACCAACCGTGA
- a CDS encoding anchored repeat-type ABC transporter ATP-binding subunit, translating to MRALDIEKLDVDLGGRPVLREVQLHLDRGELVGLLGPNGAGKTTLLRAILALIRTRHGRVLVEGRPARPGRSGIGYVPQRHEFTWDFPISVEQAVLSGRTGRIGLLRRPAVADWRAVGDALDRVQLSGLRRRPVGELSGGQRQRVLVARALALAPSILLLDEPFTGLDMPTQELLGNLFSSLAQEGNAVLMTTHDLLAAVDACSRLVLLNGRVIADGPPADLQDARLWTRTFGVSATSPLMKLVKVA from the coding sequence GTGAGAGCTCTGGACATCGAGAAGCTGGACGTGGACCTGGGCGGCCGGCCGGTACTGCGAGAGGTACAGCTACACCTCGATCGGGGCGAACTGGTGGGTTTGCTCGGCCCCAACGGCGCCGGGAAGACCACCCTGCTGCGCGCCATCCTGGCACTGATCCGCACCCGCCATGGCCGAGTGCTGGTCGAGGGCAGGCCGGCCCGCCCCGGCCGGTCCGGGATCGGCTACGTCCCACAACGCCACGAATTCACCTGGGACTTCCCGATCTCCGTCGAGCAGGCCGTGCTGAGCGGCCGCACCGGCCGGATCGGCCTGCTGCGTCGTCCCGCCGTCGCCGACTGGCGAGCCGTCGGCGACGCGCTCGACCGCGTACAGCTCAGCGGCCTGCGTCGCCGACCGGTCGGCGAGCTGTCGGGTGGACAACGGCAACGGGTTCTGGTCGCACGGGCCCTCGCGCTCGCACCGAGCATCCTGCTCCTCGACGAGCCGTTCACCGGGCTCGACATGCCCACCCAGGAGCTGCTGGGCAACCTGTTCAGCAGCCTCGCGCAGGAGGGCAACGCCGTGTTGATGACCACCCACGACCTTCTCGCCGCGGTCGACGCCTGCAGCCGGCTGGTCCTGCTCAACGGTCGGGTCATCGCCGACGGGCCCCCCGCCGACCTGCAGGACGCCCGGTTGTGGACGAGAACCTTCGGAGTGAGCGCGACGTC